Proteins encoded in a region of the Spiribacter sp. 1M189 genome:
- the lpdA gene encoding dihydrolipoyl dehydrogenase — MSQAKEVRVPDIGDFDAVEIIEVLVSPGDTVEAENSLITLESDKATMEVPAPFDGQIESLSVSVGDKVSEGDVIAMAVPAGGEAADSAEGADGSETDTPASESQSAVDGGGGTPAPAPAPANSEAPADADCDVLVIGAGPGGYSAAFRAADLGLKTIMVERYPSLGGVCLNVGCIPSKALLHAAKVIDDAEFFADNGIEFGKPKIDLKKLEAWKSSVVGKLTGGLEGLAKQRKVEVVTGPAHFVDDHHVKVETADGERPISFRNVIIAAGSRPIAPPGFDLDHPRVMDSTDALKLEEVPKRMLVVGGGIIGLEMASVYHALGSEITVVELADRLMTGADPDIVKPFRKIIDKRYANIFLKTRVSALAPDESGVTVHFEGGKAPAEDRFDRVLVSVGRRPNTDLLNLEATGVRLLDNGCIAADEQMRSSVSHIFAIGDLIGQPMLAHKAVHEGKVAAEVAAGEKSAFDARVIPSVAYTDPEVAWVGVTQEQAKAEGLDVEVGSFPWAANGRSLSLGRDEGITKLIFEKGTERIVGAGIVGPNAGDLIAEAGLAIEMGADMHDIGLTIHPHPTLSETVGMAAEAAAGTLTDLYIPKKKR, encoded by the coding sequence ATGTCACAAGCCAAGGAAGTCCGGGTCCCGGATATCGGCGATTTCGACGCCGTCGAAATCATCGAGGTGCTGGTCTCCCCGGGGGATACGGTCGAGGCAGAAAATTCGCTGATCACCCTGGAGAGCGACAAGGCCACCATGGAGGTGCCCGCTCCGTTTGATGGTCAAATCGAATCACTGTCGGTGAGCGTCGGGGACAAGGTATCCGAGGGTGACGTCATCGCCATGGCAGTACCCGCCGGAGGCGAAGCGGCGGACAGCGCCGAGGGCGCTGACGGGTCGGAAACCGACACGCCCGCCTCCGAGAGCCAGAGCGCAGTGGACGGTGGCGGCGGCACTCCCGCCCCGGCGCCGGCCCCCGCCAACAGCGAAGCACCGGCAGATGCCGACTGCGACGTGCTGGTCATTGGTGCAGGCCCCGGCGGCTACAGCGCGGCCTTCCGAGCCGCCGATCTGGGGCTGAAAACCATTATGGTGGAGCGCTATCCCAGCCTTGGTGGCGTCTGTCTCAACGTCGGCTGCATTCCGTCCAAGGCCCTTCTGCATGCCGCCAAGGTGATTGATGATGCCGAGTTCTTCGCCGATAACGGCATCGAATTCGGCAAGCCGAAAATCGACCTGAAAAAGCTCGAGGCCTGGAAATCCAGCGTGGTCGGCAAACTCACCGGCGGCCTGGAGGGGCTGGCCAAGCAGCGCAAGGTGGAGGTCGTCACCGGCCCGGCACATTTCGTGGACGATCACCACGTCAAGGTGGAGACCGCCGACGGCGAACGGCCGATCAGCTTCCGCAACGTGATCATCGCCGCCGGGTCCCGGCCGATCGCCCCGCCGGGGTTCGACCTCGACCACCCGCGGGTGATGGACTCCACCGACGCCCTCAAGCTCGAGGAAGTGCCGAAGCGCATGCTGGTCGTCGGTGGCGGCATCATCGGACTGGAGATGGCCTCGGTCTATCATGCGCTCGGCAGCGAGATCACCGTCGTCGAACTGGCCGACCGTCTCATGACCGGTGCCGATCCGGATATCGTCAAGCCATTCCGGAAGATCATCGACAAGCGCTATGCCAATATCTTCCTGAAAACCCGGGTGAGCGCCCTGGCGCCTGATGAATCCGGGGTCACGGTTCACTTCGAGGGCGGCAAGGCACCGGCCGAGGACCGCTTCGACCGGGTGCTCGTGTCCGTCGGCCGGCGACCCAACACCGACCTGCTCAACCTCGAAGCCACCGGTGTGCGGCTACTCGACAACGGCTGCATCGCCGCCGACGAGCAGATGCGCTCCAGTGTGTCGCATATCTTCGCCATCGGCGATCTGATCGGCCAGCCCATGCTCGCCCACAAGGCCGTCCACGAGGGCAAGGTCGCCGCGGAAGTGGCCGCCGGCGAGAAGAGCGCCTTTGACGCCCGCGTCATCCCATCGGTGGCTTACACCGACCCGGAAGTGGCCTGGGTAGGCGTTACCCAGGAGCAGGCGAAGGCCGAGGGCCTGGATGTGGAGGTCGGCAGCTTCCCTTGGGCGGCCAACGGCCGATCCCTTTCACTGGGCCGTGACGAGGGCATTACCAAGCTCATTTTCGAGAAGGGCACCGAGCGCATTGTTGGAGCTGGCATCGTCGGCCCCAACGCCGGCGACCTGATCGCCGAGGCGGGCCTGGCCATCGAAATGGGCGCGGATATGCACGATATCGGGCTGACGATTCATCCCCATCCCACGCTCTCGGAGACAGTGGGCATGGCGGCCGAGGCGGCTGCCGGGACACTGACGGATCTCTACATACCCAAGAAGAAACGCTGA